A single region of the Streptomyces sp. AM 4-1-1 genome encodes:
- a CDS encoding glycerophosphodiester phosphodiesterase family protein, with product MTSVRHPYLDHPTTIPFAHRGGAADGLENTVTAFRRAAALGYRYFETDVHSTSDGRLVAFHDTTLDRVTDARGTIARLPWSEVGRARVAGHEPLPLFEELLEEFPGARWNVDVKAEPALAPLVDLIRRTDAWDRVCVGSFSEARVARAHRLAGPRLATSYGVRGVLGLRLRSYGIPAALRAGAVCAQVPERHNGVRVVDRRFVREAHARGLQVHVWTVNEPGRMAALLDLGVDGIMTDHIETLRTVLSERGAWT from the coding sequence GTGACTTCCGTACGCCACCCCTATCTGGACCACCCCACGACGATCCCCTTCGCCCACCGCGGCGGGGCGGCGGACGGGCTGGAGAACACCGTGACCGCCTTCCGCCGGGCCGCGGCGCTGGGCTACCGCTACTTCGAGACAGATGTGCACAGCACGTCCGACGGCCGGCTCGTCGCCTTCCACGACACGACCCTCGACCGGGTGACGGACGCCCGTGGGACGATCGCGCGGCTGCCGTGGAGCGAGGTCGGCCGGGCCCGGGTGGCGGGCCATGAGCCGCTGCCGCTGTTCGAGGAGCTGCTGGAGGAGTTCCCCGGGGCCCGGTGGAACGTGGACGTCAAGGCCGAGCCCGCGCTCGCACCGCTCGTCGATCTGATCCGCCGGACGGACGCCTGGGACCGGGTCTGCGTCGGCTCGTTCTCGGAGGCCCGGGTCGCCAGGGCGCACCGGCTGGCGGGACCGCGTCTGGCGACCTCGTACGGGGTGCGGGGCGTCCTGGGGCTGCGTCTGCGTTCGTACGGCATACCGGCGGCGCTGCGGGCGGGGGCGGTGTGCGCCCAGGTCCCGGAGCGGCACAACGGGGTCCGCGTGGTCGACCGGCGTTTCGTACGGGAGGCGCACGCGCGGGGGCTCCAGGTCCATGTCTGGACGGTGAACGAACCGGGCCGGATGGCGGCGCTCCTCGACCTCGGGGTGGATGGCATCATGACCGATCACATCGAGACGCTGCGTACGGTGTTGAGCGAACGGGGAGCCTGGACCTGA